ATTGGCGGTTCGTTGCGTGTTCCGGCTCATTTCTGTGGCGTACTTAGCTTGAAGCCAACAGAAGGATCCGTTCCGTCAAGAGGACACATGCCCGGTTTTGAAGGAACCGCTGATTACACTTCCTCACGTCATCTTGCTTGCTATGGCCCCATCGCTCGATCAATCGAGGATCTCGAAATGGCCTTTTCCATCATTAGCGGTGGAAACGGCAACGCTGGCCTGCCTCATGGACCACAAGTGTTGCCACCTCCCCTCAAGGAACAGCCCCTGCACATTCGCTGGATGGAGGAGCTGCCCGGCTACCCGACGAGTCGAGCTATCCGCAATCAGTTGCGTCGCTTTGTCAAAGTGCTGGAGCAACAAGGTATGCATGTAGAACAAGTTACGGCACCACCTTTGGATGCACGCAAAGCATGGGAAACATGGGGAAAAATGATCGACGCGGAGTTAAACTCGACGACACCCCCACTCATTCGCGGTTTGGCTCATCTCATGACGATGCCGATTTATCGCCAGCTTCCTACGGCTACCATGCTCATCCCACTGACGTTTAAAAACTACATGCGTGTCTTAACCATTCGGGAGCAGCTCATTCGCAGCTTCGAGCAATTTATGGCCGACTGTGACTTGTTTTTGTGTCCGGTTAGTTGCACAACAGCTTTTCCGCATATGGAAAAATCGAAAATGTGGGGCTACAAGCCGCTTTACACCAAACCGCTGTACGTAGACGAGAACCCGCAAAACTACTGGGCCGCTACGACTTTTTATACGAATCTGTTTAATGTAACCGGAAGTCCAGTCGTAACGATGCCGATTGGTTTTGATGAGCAAGGTCTCCCTATTGGCATACAGTGTGTGGGAAAACGATGGCGTGATAGGGAATTGCTACAGAGAGCATCGACATTGTATGCGACCTTCCCAGAATGGCGAGCGCCTGCCATTTCTGTGGAACCGCATTAAGAATAAAATATTCAAGTCAATCTGCATAAAGCCCCTTTCTTGTGAAGAAAACTACCAGTGCGAACCCCATTTCTGGTAATGAGGAGGGGCTTTATGCTTCCGTTATTAAAAAAGCGTCTGACACTGATCGTTTCCATGCTTTGCATGACGCTTCACCTGTCCGGCCTGTCCTTTGCAAAAGAGACAACAAACGCTCCAGCTGTTCAACAGTCCCATCTCCTCCAATCGAAGACGTTTCTTCAATCACAGGAGAGGCTTGCCTATTCGCTTGGCATTCAAGCATACATTTACGGCTATCCGTTAGTGATGTCCGCCAAAACGATGGAAGCCATGGTCAAAAATCGGGCGCCGATCAACCAGTTTAACTATGCGGACACACTCGCTTCCCCAGCTTATCGGGATATCGTGACGCCAAACTCCGATACATTGTATATGAGCGCATGGCTGGATTTGTCGGAAACACCCGTCCGCTTGACTGTCCCCGCCAATTCGCAAAACCGCTATTATACCGTGCAAATGCTGGATGCGTACACAAATACGTTTCGCAATGTCTCCAATCGTTCCACCAAACAGCAGGCCGGACAATATATCATTGCAAGCCCACAATGGAAAGGGCCTACCCCAGCCCATATCCCTGTGATCTATGCCCCTACGAATACCGTCTGGCTCATTGGTCGTGTCGAGGTAAAGGGTGAGGCTGATTTGCCGCAGGCAGTCTCGTTTGAAAAACAAATCGCGATTGCCCCTGTCCATCCAAAATTGCAGACGGCACATGTTCCCGAAGCGCTTCCCCCTGATGTGTTGTCGTCCCTTTCTTTTTTCCAAGTGATGACGAAATGGATCCAGAGCAATCCTCCCCCCGAATGTGATCGCGTCTTGCTCGATCAGTTCGCACAAATCGGGATCGATGTCCAAAAAGGATTTGATCCTTCCGCGCTCGGTCCAGCCAAACTTGCGGGCCTACAGCGTGCTTTACAGGATGCTCCGTCCATCGTACAAAATGGCTTTCCCGGCTACGCCACCTTCCGTAATGGCTGGGGCTCCTTTTCCCCCATCGGCACGTACGGAAACCAGTTTCTCGCTCGTTCCTTTATCGCCTATTCTGGTATTGGGGCCAATGTGCCGAGCGAGGAAGCTTATTATCGCGCATTGATAGATGGCTCCGGAAAACCACTTACGGGAGCCAAAAGCTACACGTTGCATTTTACAAAGGAACAGCTTCCCAAGACGTCTGCTTTCTGGTCGATCAACGTCTATGACAACCAGTTGTTTTTAGCCAAAACAGCGGCTGATCGCGCATCGGTTCGCAGCAATACGGGAACGCTTGCGTACAATCCCGATGGCTCCCTCGATCTGTATTTGCAACAGCAACCGCCCAAAGGCAAGGAAGGAAACTGGCTGCCGCTCCCTGAGGGTGAGTTCAATCTCGTTTTGCGGGTATTCGCACCAGAGCCTGCAACGCTGGACAATCAGCACGCTTGGCCCGCTGTCATGGAAAGTAATCCAATACCATAACACAAACGCAAAAAGGCACCGCCCCATCGTGAGCGGTGCCTTCTGTATTGAGTCTGTTACTTCTTCAAATCTTCAATGGAGTTAATCTCCATGTAGGTTGGAACAGCCAAGCCCAGCTTGGTTCCTTGCAGGTTTGGACCGAGATCCTCTACGTCTTTCCCCAGCTTTTCCATGTAGTCTGCGTGCGTCGTTGGCAGCCAAGCTGCTACCATTCCATCCACATCGCCGTTCGATACACCGACCCACATTGGGCCAGCTTCTACTTGGCTAAGCTCCACTTTGTATTTCAGCTTTTGCTCCAGGACCGTCTTCACCACATTCGTGCTGGCGATCTCCGAATCCCACGCGACATAGGCGAGCGTTAATTTTTTGCCTT
The window above is part of the Brevibacillus brevis NBRC 100599 genome. Proteins encoded here:
- a CDS encoding DUF1254 domain-containing protein, encoding MLPLLKKRLTLIVSMLCMTLHLSGLSFAKETTNAPAVQQSHLLQSKTFLQSQERLAYSLGIQAYIYGYPLVMSAKTMEAMVKNRAPINQFNYADTLASPAYRDIVTPNSDTLYMSAWLDLSETPVRLTVPANSQNRYYTVQMLDAYTNTFRNVSNRSTKQQAGQYIIASPQWKGPTPAHIPVIYAPTNTVWLIGRVEVKGEADLPQAVSFEKQIAIAPVHPKLQTAHVPEALPPDVLSSLSFFQVMTKWIQSNPPPECDRVLLDQFAQIGIDVQKGFDPSALGPAKLAGLQRALQDAPSIVQNGFPGYATFRNGWGSFSPIGTYGNQFLARSFIAYSGIGANVPSEEAYYRALIDGSGKPLTGAKSYTLHFTKEQLPKTSAFWSINVYDNQLFLAKTAADRASVRSNTGTLAYNPDGSLDLYLQQQPPKGKEGNWLPLPEGEFNLVLRVFAPEPATLDNQHAWPAVMESNPIP
- a CDS encoding amidase; amino-acid sequence: MNELTYLTATELGTWIRERKISAEEATRHIFKRINSLNGKVNAIVAYDEKGAFQAAKQADKEIGEGIYRGPLHGVPITIKDSFATAGLATTSGFPPLKGYIPQHDSAIVSRLKQAGAIILGKTNVPPLLMDMQTDNDIYGRTNNPWNLERTTGGSSGGSAAAVAAGLSYLDIGSDIGGSLRVPAHFCGVLSLKPTEGSVPSRGHMPGFEGTADYTSSRHLACYGPIARSIEDLEMAFSIISGGNGNAGLPHGPQVLPPPLKEQPLHIRWMEELPGYPTSRAIRNQLRRFVKVLEQQGMHVEQVTAPPLDARKAWETWGKMIDAELNSTTPPLIRGLAHLMTMPIYRQLPTATMLIPLTFKNYMRVLTIREQLIRSFEQFMADCDLFLCPVSCTTAFPHMEKSKMWGYKPLYTKPLYVDENPQNYWAATTFYTNLFNVTGSPVVTMPIGFDEQGLPIGIQCVGKRWRDRELLQRASTLYATFPEWRAPAISVEPH